Below is a genomic region from Actinomyces weissii.
CTCCAGGCTCAGGTCGGTGCGGGCGGCGTCGGTGGCCGACCTGGGGCCGCCCAGCACCACCAGCACCGAGTCGCCGCGCACGGAGACCAGGCAGTCCTCGGCCAGCACACGGCACTGGCGGCGCAGGTGGGACACGGCCAGGGCGTCCAGGGCGGTGCGGGCGGCGATCCCGACGGCGGGGCCGGTCCCGTGCCAGCCCGCGGTCCCGGCCCGGGTCTCAGCGTCCTGGGGGGAGTCGTGCAGCATGGCGTCCACCGCCACCGACTCCAGCCGCGCGTCCCAGGCCCCGCGCGCCTCTGCGGCCCGGGCGTACACCTGGGCGGCGGCGAAGCCGATGTCCCGGCCGAAGCGCAGCACCAGGATGCGCACGGAGTCCCGGTCCTGGGCGGGCACGACCTCGGGGAACTCCTCCTCCACCACGCTGACCACGGTGCGCACCAGGGACAGGGTCTGCTCCAGGGAGATCGTGCCGGTCAGGGCAGCCGGGGCCACGGAGAAGATCTGAGAGGGCTTGGTGGCGTTCTCCGGGTCCTCCACGGAGTCCACGAACATGGTCACGCCCATCCGGGAGACCGCCTCGATCTGGCGGCGGGAGGTCTCCGGCAGGGTGCGGTACCAGGGGTGGACCGCGCTGACACGGTCCAGGGAGTGCTCGACGATCTGGTGCTGCGCCTTGCGCAAGGCGGCTACTACGGGGGCGCTGAGGTCGGCCATGAGCCGATGGTACGCGGCGGCTTGTAGGAATACCCAAAGTGTCAGGAAGCGGGGTGTTGTCACGACGCCGCTGGGGTCAGCTGCGCCGCCTGCGGCGTACGTGCCTGCCCGCCTCCGCGGCGGCTCAGCAGTAGTTGTGGACGTGGACGGCGTACTCGGCGCGGGCCACCGTGTTGCCCAGGCCCTGGTCCTGCAGGTCGGGCTTGGTGCCCGTCCACAGGACGTAGCTGCCGGCGGCCTGCGGGCCGAGCCTGACGTGGTCCACGTTGTCCACCCAGACGGTGGTAGCCAGGCCGTTGACGATCAGGGTGTCAATGTCTCCCTCGACGATGACGACGGTGCCGCCCGCGTTGACCTCGACCGTCTGTGCACCGGCCTCCACCCGCACTATGTAGGCGCTGGTGTTGTCAAAGCTGTCCTCAACCGTGGTGTGCGGGGCGGCCGGGACGGTCTTGCCGACCATGCTCAGGGCCAGCTCCCGGCTGGTCTCGGGGGAGAGGTCTTCCGGGGAGACGGGCTGCCTGAGGTCCGCCGCCGTGCAGTGGGGGCCGCGTTCCACCTGCTGCTCTGCCGGGGCGGCGCCGTCCAGGTCCTCTGGGGCTGCGGGGTCCTCAGGTGCCTCCGGCTCGGCTTCCTGGCCCCCTGCCTGTGCGCCGTCACCGCTGGCGGGGGTGGGCACGGCGTCGACGGCGGGCGTCTGCGCGGGGCGGCCAGGGGTACAGGCGCCGAGCAGGGGCAGGACCAGAACCAGGGCCGTGGCCAGGGCGCGGCGGGCCGGGGGCAGAGGTGTCA
It encodes:
- a CDS encoding PucR family transcriptional regulator, with translation MADLSAPVVAALRKAQHQIVEHSLDRVSAVHPWYRTLPETSRRQIEAVSRMGVTMFVDSVEDPENATKPSQIFSVAPAALTGTISLEQTLSLVRTVVSVVEEEFPEVVPAQDRDSVRILVLRFGRDIGFAAAQVYARAAEARGAWDARLESVAVDAMLHDSPQDAETRAGTAGWHGTGPAVGIAARTALDALAVSHLRRQCRVLAEDCLVSVRGDSVLVVLGGPRSATDAARTDLSLEAHLDQAAVALGAELGQTAVVGPVVAGVAAAGVSLRSAMAGLRALPGWPEASCPLRADELLPERLLSGDPLAPAQLLALVHAPLREMGEPFEETVATYLSHGRSLEATARALFVHANTVRYRLGRVTEQVGWDPTDPRDGLLLHVAIIIGRLDAAGS